In Doryrhamphus excisus isolate RoL2022-K1 chromosome 21, RoL_Dexc_1.0, whole genome shotgun sequence, a single genomic region encodes these proteins:
- the dync2i1 gene encoding cytoplasmic dynein 2 intermediate chain 1 isoform X1 — MHNEKRISMEDTWTAAELKRHLSRKKDEHDRKHRGGDSTERRHRDPDWESTDRHGDRRDARNWDRKEDRERRRERDRQGRHGHDSREDRDKRKDQMRHDKDRLRDGRDEEDRHRRREDRERRREERDRERRTGQDRRTHEEREHREGDMDLERRREDKERRREERDRRTHEETEDREGDIDLERREDKERRREERDRERRTERDRRTHEREHKEGDIDMERRREDKERRREERDRRTHEEREDREGDIDLERRREDKERRREERDRERRIERDRRTHEREHREGDMDLERRREDKERRREERDRERRTERDRRTHDEREKREGDVDLERRRDDRDRRERQEDRKHSRVEREQQRKHKEERETRHKDRRHHDERRRRDLEEGAEALRHRRGDEEHAERDRRRERRHREDSETHPRDGHQDKQSPSQERRSVKKAEEHVMHSGDVAAQEAGDAEQPVAIDESLQQYEDDFEDYEEDFEELDEKDKDGKEEEEEVKAIQRAMGEENQRVRASLSSLSREEEEKMPEVKSPAQKPGRSSQRGKFMDFVAARQREVIKKVSSKQKKRSAELLRLIDLDLSTTMSLLDLPPVSEYDMYIRNFGAANTKQAYVQCNEDNVDRDVQTEEIDISEKWTQHPAEHCGACGDPSGSHDTQDMSGVNLDSRRLATFLRSASQVMVVLLEEDHAQKTSFKGRSTQTDTLSFSDGSVQLNTKLPFLDGRTISVLHFSPVQRHTLLSVHQPALSPGAVVQLDHCSIICIWRIWEPSRPQKILLVESEVTCCCFSPGKSTLVFAGTSIGSVGLWDLREPDGDHERLKVGEDEWTFRRPTFSTDALSAAHFSSVTSVEVVPASVPGRPGSEVPLLASEEELLGLSFQLASLDESGLLNIWVVLQLPKANEAGSQTDLGLRPGGKVKLLHSSSCVMSEGAWPWLADKSVPLQTLALKFLPTDCSHFFIGTSMGLVRHGTTQGLKAPPKFYSSQDFGARLVDVSAIHFSPFRPCLFLVGCGDGSVRLHQVSCDKPVAEWTDSTAGESVVSLQWSQTRPAVFCVVDAASNLHVWDLLKKDSGPLVTEHMDRLTAMAAFGDPGQQNAYSGIATAQHSGKIEMHYFTHDFSLPSYEEDETLERISQAL, encoded by the exons ATGCATAATGAGAAG AGAATAAGCATGGAAGACACATGGACTGCAGCGGAGTTGAAAAGACATCTATCCAGGAAGAAGGACGAACACGACAGGAAGCACCGTGGTGGGGACTCCACCGAGAGACGTCACCGGGACCCGGACTGGGAATCCACAGACAGACATGGGGACAGACGTGACGCAAGGAATTGGGACAGAAAAGAAGATAGGGAAAGACGGAGGGAACGAGACAGGCAGGGCAGACATGGACATGACTCCAGAGAGGACAGAGACAAGAGGAAGGATCAAATGAGGCACGACAAGGACAGACTGAGGGATGGACGCGACGAAGAGGACAGGCATAGGAGAAGGGAAGACAGGGAAAGACGGCGAGAAGAACGAGACAGGGAACGCAGGACTGGGCAGGACAGAAGGACACATGAGGAGAGAGAGCACAGGGAAGGAGACATGGACTTGGAACGGAGGAGGGAAGACAAGGAAAGACGCCGTGAAGAACGGGACAGAAGGACACATGAGGAGACAGAGGACAGGGAAGGAGACATAGACTTGGAGCGGAGGGAAGACAAGGAAAGACGACGGGAAGAACGAGACAGGGAACGCAGGACTGAGCGGGACAGAAGGACACACGAGAGAGAGCACAAGGAAGGAGACATAGACATGGAGCGGAGGAGGGAAGACAAGGAAAGACGCCGTGAAGAACGGGACAGAAGGACACATGAGGAGAGAGAGGACAGGGAAGGAGACATAGACTTGGAGCGGAGGAGGGAAGACAAGGAAAGACGGCGGGAAGAACGAGACAGGGAACGCAGGATTGAGCGGGACAGACGGACACACGAGAGAGAGCACAGGGAAGGAGACATGGACTTGGAAAGGAGGAGGGAAGACAAGGAAAGACGGCGGGAAGAACGAGACAGGGAACGCAGGACTGAGAGGGACAGAAGGACACATGATGAGAGAGAGAAGAGGGAAGGAGACGTAGACTTGGAACGGAGGAGGGACGACCGAGACAGACGAGAGAGACAAGAAGACAGGAAGCATTCAAGAGTGGAAAGAG AGCAACAGCGAAAGCATAAAGAAGAGCGAGAGACGAGACACAAAGACAGAAGACATCAC GATGAACGACGGAGACGGGACTTGGAGGAAGGAGCCGAAGCGCTCAGGCATCGGCGTGGCGATGAGGAGCATGCAGAAAGGGACAGGCGCAGAGAGAGGAGACACCGAGAAGACTCGGAGACACATCCCAGAGACGGACATCAGGACAAACAAAGTCCCAGCCAAGAGAGAAGAAGTGTAAAAAAAGCTGAG GAGCACGTGATGCATTCAGGGGACGTGGCAGCTCAAGAAGCAGGAGACGCAGAACAACCA GTTGCCATTGATGAGTCTTTGCAGCAGTATGAAGATGACTTTGAG GATTATGAGGAGGATTTTGAGGAACTGGATGAGAAAGACAAGGATGgcaaggaagaggaagaggaggtgaaaGCCATCCAGAGAGCCATGGGTGAAGAGAACCAAAGAGTCAGAGCATCTCTTTCTTCTCTTagcagagaagaagaggagaagatgCCTGAAG TAAAGAGCCCTGCCCAGAAGCCCGGTAGAAGCTCCCAACGTGGGAAGTTCATGGACTTTGTGGCTGCGAGGCAGCGAGAAGTCATCAAGAAAGTGTCCAGCAAACAAAA GAAGCGTAGTGCAGAGCTTCTTCGTCTCATCGATCTGGATTTGTCCACCACAATGTCCCTCTTGGACCTGCCTCCAGTCAGTGAATATGACATGTATATTAGGAACTTTGGAGCCGCCAACACAAAGCAG GCTTACGTACAGTGTAACGAGGACAATGTGGACCGGGATGTCCAAACAGAGGAGATAGACATCAGTGAGAAGTGGACACAGCATCCTGCAGAGCACTGCGGCGCCTGTGGCG ATCCATccgggtcacatgacacacaagACATGAGCGGGGTGAACTTGGATTCAAGACGACTGGCCACCTTCCTGCGCTCTGCTTCCCAG GTGATGGTGGTCCTGCTGGAGGAGGATCACGCCCAGAAGACTTCCTTTAAAGGGAGGAGCACGCAAACGGACACGCTGTCTTTCAGTGATGGAAGTGTGCAGCTCAACACTAAGCTGCCTTTTCTTGACG GACGCACCATCAGCGTGCTGCACTTCTCTCCCGTGCAGAGACACACGCTGCTGTCTGTCCACCAGCCCGCATTGTCTCCCGGCGCCGTGGTGCAACTGGACCACTGCAGCATCATCTGCATCTGGAGGATATGGGAGCCCTCCAGACCTCAGAAGATCCTTCTGGTGGAGTCTGAG GTGACGTGCTGCTGTTTCAGCCCGGGAAAGTCCACGTTGGTGTTCGCGGGCACATCCATCGGGTCAGTGGGGTTGTGGGACCTCAGGGAGCCTGACGGGGATCACGAGCGCCTGAAGGTCGGTGAGGACGAGTGGACCTTCAGACGACCTACCTTCTCTACTG ACGCGCTGTCCGCAGCCCATTTCTCATCCGTGACGTCCGTGGAGGTTGTTCCCGCCAGTGTGCCGGGAAGGCCGGGGTCAGAGGTCCCCCTTCTGGCATCCGAGGAAG AGTTGTTGGGATTATCCTTCCAGCTGGCTTCCCTGGATGAGAGCGGCCTTTTGAATATTTGG GTGGTGCTGCAACTCCCAAAAGCCAATGAGGCGGGCAGTCAGACTGATCTAG GCTTGAGGCCAGGTGGCAAAGTGAAGCTTCTGCACAGCTCGTCGTGCGTGATGAGTGAGGG GGCCTGGCCGTGGCTTGCAGACAAAAGTGTGCCACTGCAGACGCTGGCTTTGAAATTCCTCCCCACTGACTGCAGCCATTTCTTCATCGGCACCAGCATG GGTCTGGTCCGCCATGGGACCACTCAGGGTTTGAAGGCCCCACCCAAGTTCTACAGCTCTCAGGACTTTGGGGCGCGACTTGTTGATGTCAGCGCCATCCACTTTTCTCCTTTCAGGCCGTGTTTGTTCTTG GTGGGCTGCGGGGATGGAAGCGTCCGACTGCACCAGGTCAGCTGTGACAAGCCAGTGGCCGAGTGGACCGACAGCACGGCCGGGGAATCGGTGGTCTCGCTGCAGTGGAGCCAGACCAGACCCGCCGTCTTCTGCGTGGTGGACGCCGCTTCCAACCTTCACGTGTGGGACCTGCTGAAGAAGGACTCGGGACCTCTGGTCACAGAGCACATGGATAG GCTGACGGCCATGGCTGCGTTCGGAGATCCGGGACAACAGAACGCGTATTCGGGAATAGCGACGGCCCAGCATTCTGGCAAAATAGAGATGCACTATTTCACACACGACTTTAGTCTACCAAGTTATGAAGAAGACGAAACACTGGAGAGAATCAGCCAAGCTCTCTGA
- the si:ch73-174h16.4 gene encoding leucine-rich repeat-containing protein 14 has translation MVLSLLSLCAKEVVSDHSSSPLWLRWVPRELYGPLLEASFAGCRPLAVSELVHKWPERRLRVGGQRKRGQPPPSRLCVQALLLAVVRGLSDQRCALRVLDLCGLQVEEGPMVDSMGGWSLTVALCTMIVQASAGAHRRDGERKRFSALHRDKNVKRERGQQKKAREACDDNEVVMSCIDGGPSREVLEEDYMVQGVRRRMEMERTLIDEPSSITYREENDICVQLQVRADIFVNARSWERVCVALSTPGPLKLQCRYLRVEEISVSSIRTLLDLLPHEGLLGIDVRYSNLGVTGLAQLLPMLAAFPDLKSLRLHYCNLDLRRDQPGQQEALGDLSQGLAQLQQLRRLSLTALRLPGQLRVLLSSLPQPLEVLELPYLSLSPADLAYLSCSHHASSIQQLDLSENRLDVNTLPSVRRLLSQASGTLCHLSLSGCGLNDDLLGLLLPSLGCCLSLKSLALALNPLSMAGLQEAVRTAARMPSLRQLLYPNPLEDYQPGLPERPSSAQLLDWPLDESTDISITSSRLNKVLQDCGRADILLTCDLLNYDKDLVD, from the exons ATGGTGCTTTCCTTGCTGAGCCTGTGCGCCAAGGAGGTGGTGAGCGACCACAGCTCGTCGCCCCTGTGGCTCCGGTGGGTCCCCCGGGAGCTGTACGGACCGCTGCTGGAGGCATCCTTCGCGGGGTGCAGACCCCTGGCTGTGAGCGAGTTGGTGCATAAATGGCCCGAACGCAGACTGCGCGTCGGCGGGCAGAGGAAACGAGGACAGCCGCCTCCGAGTCGCCTCTGCGTTCAAGCTCTTCTGCTTGCAGTTGTCAGAGGACTTTCCGATCAAAG ATGCGCACTACGTGTTCTGGACTTGTGCGGGCTGCAAGTAGAAGAGGGTCCAATGGTGGACTCCATGGGGGGTTGGTCCCTGACTGTTGCGCTATGCACTATGATTGTTCAGGCCAGTGCTGGGGCACACAGGAGAGATGGGGAGAGGAAGAGGTTCTCTGCTCTCCACAGAGACAAGAACGTGAAAAGAGAGAGGGGACAACAGAAGAAGGCCAGGGAAGCATGTGATGATAATGAGGTGGTTATGAGCTGCATAGACGGGGGACCATCCAGGGAGGTTCTGGAGGAAGACTACATGGTGCAGGgcgtgaggaggaggatggagatgGAGAGAACATTGATAGATGAACCAAGCAGCATAACGTACAGAGAGGAGAATGACATTTGTGTGCAACTGCAGGTCAGAGCAGATATTTTTGTCAATGCTCGTTCTTGGGAACGTGTGTGCGTGGCCCTGAGTACCCCGGGACCCCTCAAGCTGCAGTGCAGGTACCTCAGAGTGGAGGAGATTTCTGTGTCCAGCATCAGGACTCTGCTAGACCTccttcctcatgagggtctgcTGGGCATCGATGTGCGCTACAGCAACCTGGGTGTGACGGGCCTGGCTCAGCTTCTGCCTATGCTTGCCGCCTTCCCCGATTTGAAGTCCCTACGTCTGCACTACTGCAATCTGGACCTGCGTCGGGACCAGCCAGGTCAACAGGAGGCACTCGGAGATCTCTCTCAGGGTTTGGCACAACTGCAGCAATTGCGACGTCTCAGCCTGACGGCGCTGCGCTTACCTGGTCAACTTCGTGTGCTGCTCAG TTCACTGCCGCAACctctggaggtgctggagctgcCCTATCTGAGCCTGAGCCCAGCCGACCTGGCCTACCTGTCCTGCAGCCATCACGCATCCTCTATACAGCAGCTGGACCTGAGTGAGAACCGTCTGGATGTAAACACGCTGCCCTCTGTACGTCGCCTCCTTTCCCAGGCGTCGGGCACATTGTGCCACCTCTCTCTGAGCGGCTGCGGCCTGAATGACGACCTACTGGGCTTGCTTCTGCCTTCGCTGGGGTGCTGCTTGTCCCTCAAAAGCCTGGCTCTCGCTCTCAACCCGCTCTCCATGGCTGGCCTGCAGGAAGCGGTGAGGACAGCGGCGAGGATGCCTTCCCTGCGCCAGCTGCTGTACCCAAACCCCCTGGAGGACTACCAGCCGGGCCTTCCTGAGCGGCCCTCGAGTGCTCAGCTCCTGGACTGGCCTCTGGACGAGTCCACTGACATCAGCATCACCAGCAGCCGCCTCAACAAAGTGCTGCAAGACTGTGGACGTGCAGACATTTTGCTGACCTGTGACCTCCTCAACTATGACAAAGACTTGGTGGATTAG
- the dync2i1 gene encoding cytoplasmic dynein 2 intermediate chain 1 isoform X2: MEDTWTAAELKRHLSRKKDEHDRKHRGGDSTERRHRDPDWESTDRHGDRRDARNWDRKEDRERRRERDRQGRHGHDSREDRDKRKDQMRHDKDRLRDGRDEEDRHRRREDRERRREERDRERRTGQDRRTHEEREHREGDMDLERRREDKERRREERDRRTHEETEDREGDIDLERREDKERRREERDRERRTERDRRTHEREHKEGDIDMERRREDKERRREERDRRTHEEREDREGDIDLERRREDKERRREERDRERRIERDRRTHEREHREGDMDLERRREDKERRREERDRERRTERDRRTHDEREKREGDVDLERRRDDRDRRERQEDRKHSRVEREQQRKHKEERETRHKDRRHHDERRRRDLEEGAEALRHRRGDEEHAERDRRRERRHREDSETHPRDGHQDKQSPSQERRSVKKAEEHVMHSGDVAAQEAGDAEQPVAIDESLQQYEDDFEDYEEDFEELDEKDKDGKEEEEEVKAIQRAMGEENQRVRASLSSLSREEEEKMPEVKSPAQKPGRSSQRGKFMDFVAARQREVIKKVSSKQKKRSAELLRLIDLDLSTTMSLLDLPPVSEYDMYIRNFGAANTKQAYVQCNEDNVDRDVQTEEIDISEKWTQHPAEHCGACGDPSGSHDTQDMSGVNLDSRRLATFLRSASQVMVVLLEEDHAQKTSFKGRSTQTDTLSFSDGSVQLNTKLPFLDGRTISVLHFSPVQRHTLLSVHQPALSPGAVVQLDHCSIICIWRIWEPSRPQKILLVESEVTCCCFSPGKSTLVFAGTSIGSVGLWDLREPDGDHERLKVGEDEWTFRRPTFSTDALSAAHFSSVTSVEVVPASVPGRPGSEVPLLASEEELLGLSFQLASLDESGLLNIWVVLQLPKANEAGSQTDLGLRPGGKVKLLHSSSCVMSEGAWPWLADKSVPLQTLALKFLPTDCSHFFIGTSMGLVRHGTTQGLKAPPKFYSSQDFGARLVDVSAIHFSPFRPCLFLVGCGDGSVRLHQVSCDKPVAEWTDSTAGESVVSLQWSQTRPAVFCVVDAASNLHVWDLLKKDSGPLVTEHMDRLTAMAAFGDPGQQNAYSGIATAQHSGKIEMHYFTHDFSLPSYEEDETLERISQAL; encoded by the exons ATGGAAGACACATGGACTGCAGCGGAGTTGAAAAGACATCTATCCAGGAAGAAGGACGAACACGACAGGAAGCACCGTGGTGGGGACTCCACCGAGAGACGTCACCGGGACCCGGACTGGGAATCCACAGACAGACATGGGGACAGACGTGACGCAAGGAATTGGGACAGAAAAGAAGATAGGGAAAGACGGAGGGAACGAGACAGGCAGGGCAGACATGGACATGACTCCAGAGAGGACAGAGACAAGAGGAAGGATCAAATGAGGCACGACAAGGACAGACTGAGGGATGGACGCGACGAAGAGGACAGGCATAGGAGAAGGGAAGACAGGGAAAGACGGCGAGAAGAACGAGACAGGGAACGCAGGACTGGGCAGGACAGAAGGACACATGAGGAGAGAGAGCACAGGGAAGGAGACATGGACTTGGAACGGAGGAGGGAAGACAAGGAAAGACGCCGTGAAGAACGGGACAGAAGGACACATGAGGAGACAGAGGACAGGGAAGGAGACATAGACTTGGAGCGGAGGGAAGACAAGGAAAGACGACGGGAAGAACGAGACAGGGAACGCAGGACTGAGCGGGACAGAAGGACACACGAGAGAGAGCACAAGGAAGGAGACATAGACATGGAGCGGAGGAGGGAAGACAAGGAAAGACGCCGTGAAGAACGGGACAGAAGGACACATGAGGAGAGAGAGGACAGGGAAGGAGACATAGACTTGGAGCGGAGGAGGGAAGACAAGGAAAGACGGCGGGAAGAACGAGACAGGGAACGCAGGATTGAGCGGGACAGACGGACACACGAGAGAGAGCACAGGGAAGGAGACATGGACTTGGAAAGGAGGAGGGAAGACAAGGAAAGACGGCGGGAAGAACGAGACAGGGAACGCAGGACTGAGAGGGACAGAAGGACACATGATGAGAGAGAGAAGAGGGAAGGAGACGTAGACTTGGAACGGAGGAGGGACGACCGAGACAGACGAGAGAGACAAGAAGACAGGAAGCATTCAAGAGTGGAAAGAG AGCAACAGCGAAAGCATAAAGAAGAGCGAGAGACGAGACACAAAGACAGAAGACATCAC GATGAACGACGGAGACGGGACTTGGAGGAAGGAGCCGAAGCGCTCAGGCATCGGCGTGGCGATGAGGAGCATGCAGAAAGGGACAGGCGCAGAGAGAGGAGACACCGAGAAGACTCGGAGACACATCCCAGAGACGGACATCAGGACAAACAAAGTCCCAGCCAAGAGAGAAGAAGTGTAAAAAAAGCTGAG GAGCACGTGATGCATTCAGGGGACGTGGCAGCTCAAGAAGCAGGAGACGCAGAACAACCA GTTGCCATTGATGAGTCTTTGCAGCAGTATGAAGATGACTTTGAG GATTATGAGGAGGATTTTGAGGAACTGGATGAGAAAGACAAGGATGgcaaggaagaggaagaggaggtgaaaGCCATCCAGAGAGCCATGGGTGAAGAGAACCAAAGAGTCAGAGCATCTCTTTCTTCTCTTagcagagaagaagaggagaagatgCCTGAAG TAAAGAGCCCTGCCCAGAAGCCCGGTAGAAGCTCCCAACGTGGGAAGTTCATGGACTTTGTGGCTGCGAGGCAGCGAGAAGTCATCAAGAAAGTGTCCAGCAAACAAAA GAAGCGTAGTGCAGAGCTTCTTCGTCTCATCGATCTGGATTTGTCCACCACAATGTCCCTCTTGGACCTGCCTCCAGTCAGTGAATATGACATGTATATTAGGAACTTTGGAGCCGCCAACACAAAGCAG GCTTACGTACAGTGTAACGAGGACAATGTGGACCGGGATGTCCAAACAGAGGAGATAGACATCAGTGAGAAGTGGACACAGCATCCTGCAGAGCACTGCGGCGCCTGTGGCG ATCCATccgggtcacatgacacacaagACATGAGCGGGGTGAACTTGGATTCAAGACGACTGGCCACCTTCCTGCGCTCTGCTTCCCAG GTGATGGTGGTCCTGCTGGAGGAGGATCACGCCCAGAAGACTTCCTTTAAAGGGAGGAGCACGCAAACGGACACGCTGTCTTTCAGTGATGGAAGTGTGCAGCTCAACACTAAGCTGCCTTTTCTTGACG GACGCACCATCAGCGTGCTGCACTTCTCTCCCGTGCAGAGACACACGCTGCTGTCTGTCCACCAGCCCGCATTGTCTCCCGGCGCCGTGGTGCAACTGGACCACTGCAGCATCATCTGCATCTGGAGGATATGGGAGCCCTCCAGACCTCAGAAGATCCTTCTGGTGGAGTCTGAG GTGACGTGCTGCTGTTTCAGCCCGGGAAAGTCCACGTTGGTGTTCGCGGGCACATCCATCGGGTCAGTGGGGTTGTGGGACCTCAGGGAGCCTGACGGGGATCACGAGCGCCTGAAGGTCGGTGAGGACGAGTGGACCTTCAGACGACCTACCTTCTCTACTG ACGCGCTGTCCGCAGCCCATTTCTCATCCGTGACGTCCGTGGAGGTTGTTCCCGCCAGTGTGCCGGGAAGGCCGGGGTCAGAGGTCCCCCTTCTGGCATCCGAGGAAG AGTTGTTGGGATTATCCTTCCAGCTGGCTTCCCTGGATGAGAGCGGCCTTTTGAATATTTGG GTGGTGCTGCAACTCCCAAAAGCCAATGAGGCGGGCAGTCAGACTGATCTAG GCTTGAGGCCAGGTGGCAAAGTGAAGCTTCTGCACAGCTCGTCGTGCGTGATGAGTGAGGG GGCCTGGCCGTGGCTTGCAGACAAAAGTGTGCCACTGCAGACGCTGGCTTTGAAATTCCTCCCCACTGACTGCAGCCATTTCTTCATCGGCACCAGCATG GGTCTGGTCCGCCATGGGACCACTCAGGGTTTGAAGGCCCCACCCAAGTTCTACAGCTCTCAGGACTTTGGGGCGCGACTTGTTGATGTCAGCGCCATCCACTTTTCTCCTTTCAGGCCGTGTTTGTTCTTG GTGGGCTGCGGGGATGGAAGCGTCCGACTGCACCAGGTCAGCTGTGACAAGCCAGTGGCCGAGTGGACCGACAGCACGGCCGGGGAATCGGTGGTCTCGCTGCAGTGGAGCCAGACCAGACCCGCCGTCTTCTGCGTGGTGGACGCCGCTTCCAACCTTCACGTGTGGGACCTGCTGAAGAAGGACTCGGGACCTCTGGTCACAGAGCACATGGATAG GCTGACGGCCATGGCTGCGTTCGGAGATCCGGGACAACAGAACGCGTATTCGGGAATAGCGACGGCCCAGCATTCTGGCAAAATAGAGATGCACTATTTCACACACGACTTTAGTCTACCAAGTTATGAAGAAGACGAAACACTGGAGAGAATCAGCCAAGCTCTCTGA